Proteins encoded within one genomic window of Acidithiobacillus sp. AMEEHan:
- the folD gene encoding bifunctional methylenetetrahydrofolate dehydrogenase/methenyltetrahydrofolate cyclohydrolase FolD, whose protein sequence is MTAVRIDGKAVAGRLREQLRGTVETFQNQHGRVPGLAVILVGEDPASQIYVQHKKNACAQVGIQSFSHTLAATSSPAELLQEIARCNADDQIDGILVQLPLPAQFDAESMIEAIAVEKDVDGFHPYNVGRLALRAPTLRSCTPAGIMTLLQEYEIPIKGKEAVIVGASNIVGRPMALELLLAGATVTVCHRFTRDLQAHVARADILVAAAGKPGLVRGRWIKPGAAVVDVGINRLKDGSIAGDVEFGPAAARAAWITPVPGGVGPMTVATLLQNTLRAALLRMEDRQLG, encoded by the coding sequence ATGACGGCGGTGCGGATCGATGGCAAAGCGGTTGCGGGACGTCTGCGTGAGCAACTACGCGGGACTGTGGAGACGTTTCAGAACCAGCATGGCAGGGTTCCTGGACTCGCGGTCATACTCGTGGGGGAGGATCCCGCCTCGCAGATTTACGTCCAGCACAAGAAAAACGCCTGCGCGCAGGTAGGCATCCAGTCATTCTCCCATACCCTGGCGGCCACCAGCAGCCCAGCGGAGCTGCTGCAGGAAATTGCCCGCTGCAATGCGGATGATCAGATCGACGGCATTCTCGTACAGCTCCCACTCCCTGCCCAATTCGACGCCGAAAGCATGATCGAAGCCATCGCCGTAGAGAAAGATGTGGATGGCTTTCATCCCTACAATGTCGGGCGCCTGGCCCTGCGTGCGCCCACTCTACGCTCATGCACACCGGCCGGGATCATGACGTTGCTGCAGGAATATGAAATACCGATCAAAGGGAAGGAGGCGGTGATCGTCGGTGCCTCCAACATCGTTGGTCGGCCCATGGCACTGGAATTGCTGCTTGCCGGCGCGACCGTGACGGTTTGTCATCGCTTCACCCGGGATCTGCAGGCGCACGTGGCACGCGCCGACATCCTGGTCGCCGCTGCGGGCAAACCTGGCCTGGTGCGCGGCAGATGGATCAAACCAGGTGCCGCAGTGGTCGATGTCGGCATCAATCGCCTGAAGGATGGCAGCATTGCTGGCGATGTAGAGTTTGGCCCGGCGGCGGCACGTGCCGCGTGGATCACCCCGGTCCCCGGCGGTGTCGGTCCGATGACGGTGGCCACACTGCTCCAGAATACCTTACGCGCTGCACTGCTGCGTATGGAGGATCGCCAGCTTGGCTGA
- the ppk1 gene encoding polyphosphate kinase 1 — protein sequence MADLDIPPALDDSGLYFNRDLSILEFNRRVLALADDERVPLLERLRFLTIVSSNLDEFFEVRFAGVMQRRKYGAGPLGLDGLGPDEEMRAVSRVAHEIIAAQYSCLNDRLIPALATEGIHLLRRREWKAAQRRWVAEYFRNEVLPLLTPLSLDPAHPFPKVQNKGLNFAIVLEGDDAYGRHSPIAIVQAPRILPRIIQLPNELAGPTDFVFLSSVIHENIDQLFPGLEVKGFYQFRVTRNSELFVDEEEVDNLLDAIADELTTRPFGEAVRLEVANNCPAHVYEYLLRHFDLPAENLYTLSGPVNLSRMAAIIDMVPRPDLLYSPFVPGLPDRCLRSEEIFAQLRRGPLLLHHPYQSFTPVIDFVRQAAADPQVLGIKQTLYRTTSDSAIVQALMDAAVAGKQVTAVIELKARFDEANNIRLAEELESVGVQVVYGVVKHKVHAKMILVLRREEDGIRLYGHLGTGNYHPRNARIYTDFSLLTADPGITADMNALFMHITGIGQAPRLKHLLQSPFNLFSAMRERIAAETALGPRGRIIIRVNALIDPDLIRDLYHASQAGVQVSLIVRGACALRPGIPGVSENIRVISIVGRFLEHSRVFFFGGNGNPEVWISSADWMGRNLFRRLEVAVPIRDPDLKKRIRREALDYYLQDHCNAWEMQADGSYRSLRQVDGDCFSAQLTLLDQYARGSNSG from the coding sequence TTGGCTGATCTCGATATTCCTCCAGCGCTCGACGACTCTGGCCTGTATTTCAATCGAGATCTGAGCATCCTCGAATTCAACCGACGGGTGCTGGCCTTGGCCGACGACGAGCGCGTGCCACTCCTGGAGCGGTTGCGCTTCCTCACCATCGTTTCCAGTAATTTGGATGAATTTTTCGAGGTTCGCTTCGCTGGCGTCATGCAGCGGCGCAAATATGGGGCCGGCCCGCTAGGTCTCGATGGTCTCGGCCCCGATGAAGAGATGCGGGCGGTATCGCGGGTAGCGCACGAGATCATTGCCGCACAATACTCTTGTCTCAATGACCGCCTGATTCCTGCCTTGGCCACAGAGGGAATCCATCTGCTGCGGCGACGAGAATGGAAGGCGGCGCAAAGACGCTGGGTGGCAGAATACTTCCGCAATGAAGTCCTACCGCTACTGACTCCCCTCAGCCTCGATCCCGCCCACCCCTTTCCCAAGGTACAAAACAAGGGCCTGAATTTTGCGATCGTTCTCGAAGGAGATGATGCATACGGGCGTCACAGTCCCATCGCCATCGTCCAAGCGCCGCGCATTCTCCCACGCATCATCCAGTTACCCAACGAGCTTGCCGGCCCTACGGACTTCGTGTTCCTCTCTTCGGTGATTCACGAAAATATCGATCAGCTCTTCCCTGGTCTGGAAGTAAAAGGGTTCTATCAGTTCCGCGTGACCCGCAACAGCGAACTCTTTGTTGATGAGGAAGAAGTCGACAATCTGCTGGATGCGATTGCCGACGAGCTTACCACGCGACCGTTTGGCGAGGCGGTACGTCTGGAGGTGGCGAACAATTGCCCGGCGCATGTCTATGAATACCTGTTGCGCCACTTCGATCTGCCGGCAGAAAACCTCTATACCCTGAGTGGACCGGTCAATCTGTCCCGCATGGCGGCAATCATCGACATGGTCCCGCGTCCGGACCTGCTCTACTCCCCCTTCGTGCCGGGCCTACCCGACCGCTGCCTGCGCAGTGAGGAGATCTTTGCCCAACTACGGCGGGGTCCGCTGCTCCTGCATCATCCGTATCAAAGCTTTACCCCGGTCATCGATTTCGTCCGCCAGGCCGCCGCTGATCCGCAGGTCCTGGGAATCAAACAGACCCTGTATCGCACCACCAGCGACTCCGCGATCGTCCAAGCCCTGATGGATGCCGCGGTGGCTGGCAAGCAGGTGACTGCAGTCATCGAGCTCAAGGCGCGCTTCGACGAAGCCAACAACATCCGTCTGGCGGAAGAACTGGAAAGCGTTGGCGTGCAGGTGGTCTACGGCGTCGTCAAGCACAAAGTACACGCCAAGATGATCCTCGTCCTGCGCCGCGAGGAGGATGGGATACGCCTCTATGGCCATCTCGGTACCGGCAACTACCACCCGCGCAACGCGCGCATCTATACTGACTTCAGCCTGCTCACTGCCGATCCCGGCATCACCGCCGACATGAACGCCTTGTTCATGCACATCACCGGCATCGGCCAGGCGCCCCGCCTCAAACACCTCCTGCAAAGCCCCTTCAATCTGTTCAGCGCGATGCGCGAGCGCATCGCCGCGGAAACCGCCCTCGGCCCGCGTGGACGCATCATCATTCGCGTCAACGCGCTCATCGACCCCGACCTGATCCGCGATCTCTATCATGCCTCGCAGGCCGGGGTGCAGGTCAGCCTTATCGTTCGCGGGGCCTGCGCCTTACGCCCGGGGATCCCTGGGGTTTCGGAAAACATCCGGGTAATTTCCATTGTCGGGCGTTTCCTCGAACACAGCCGCGTCTTTTTCTTCGGTGGAAATGGCAACCCAGAGGTCTGGATTTCCAGTGCCGATTGGATGGGACGTAACCTGTTCCGACGTCTGGAAGTCGCTGTTCCCATTCGCGACCCAGATCTCAAGAAGCGCATCCGCCGCGAGGCACTGGACTATTACCTGCAAGATCACTGCAATGCCTGGGAAATGCAGGCAGACGGCAGCTACCGCTCTCTGCGTCAGGTAGATGGCGATTGCTTCAGTGCCCAGCTGACTCTCCTCGATCAATATGCCCGGGGCAGCAACAGTGGCTAA
- a CDS encoding ParA family protein produces the protein MAKSQCRVLVLNSKGGSGKTTISTNLTSLLALRGSVLLADLDPQGSSLSWGKRRPQHLPRIDLIDDPERDFRGYPPSDYVVFDAPAGLKRGRLEDMLGEVEVLLVPIAPSPFDMDASQQYLQRLEEIKRFRKGKVRLGVIANRVKLGSQAERILSEFLRELELPLVATLHDSQVYVRAAMHGLGLADLRAAEARKELPQWARILRFVETGERYGA, from the coding sequence GTGGCTAAGTCGCAATGTCGCGTGCTGGTACTGAACAGTAAGGGGGGATCGGGAAAGACCACGATCTCGACCAATCTTACCAGCCTCCTCGCCCTACGCGGTTCCGTGCTGCTGGCCGATCTGGATCCCCAGGGCTCGAGCCTGAGCTGGGGAAAGCGACGACCGCAACACTTGCCGCGTATCGACCTCATCGATGACCCCGAGCGCGACTTTCGCGGCTACCCGCCGAGCGATTATGTGGTGTTTGACGCACCTGCAGGACTCAAGCGCGGGCGTCTGGAAGACATGCTGGGCGAAGTCGAGGTTTTGCTGGTGCCCATCGCGCCCTCCCCTTTCGATATGGATGCCAGCCAGCAATATTTGCAACGCCTGGAAGAGATCAAACGCTTTCGCAAGGGCAAAGTACGTCTTGGGGTCATTGCCAATCGTGTCAAGCTGGGCAGCCAGGCCGAACGGATCTTGTCGGAGTTTCTGCGAGAACTGGAACTGCCTTTGGTGGCCACTCTGCACGATAGTCAGGTTTATGTTCGTGCCGCCATGCACGGGCTGGGCCTAGCGGATCTACGTGCAGCTGAGGCACGCAAGGAACTGCCGCAATGGGCTAGGATATTGCGCTTTGTGGAAACCGGGGAGCGCTATGGAGCGTGA
- a CDS encoding CHAD domain-containing protein has product MEREIKLEVLHPELWEEILHHPLVDSAAIAPKEMHAIYYDSADGALRAAGIAYRVRKEGRDWVATVKLAGSVDGGLHQRPEWNQPVRSKKPDLGVFAVDEALMTVLAPHLHRALVPVMETVFQRREHEVRHQDARILLAADWGEIRAAGQQRPIHEIELELVDGELADLLQLASTLCASLPLCPDDASKLARGSALLGKEIPVARSKAPTIRGRDNAGDALGRLLLYSAQSILGGLAWLQLDECDALHQLRKEVRALRALLRFSKGADPEDRLRGVRNGLAVWFHEQSLQRDLDALAEHWQSIAPRFSLPATPLREALHDARKTTRDPRVDSRARLAAELLALWSQVLRNPPQNKQSLRSYVEERLQRMDEHLLFVEPEQTAQFHRLRIALKNLRDTLRHVSELWPNKDTKAFGRQLHALLDAAGIIRDAQVAHQDLPQLFHAESRHSALGFSAGILLGYLEARRERESKRFGKHWERFRQAPALGIEAKRPTAISAVAEAFACSLHPPCQQGNFLG; this is encoded by the coding sequence ATGGAGCGTGAGATCAAGCTCGAGGTCTTGCACCCCGAACTGTGGGAGGAAATCCTGCACCACCCTCTGGTGGACAGTGCCGCTATAGCCCCGAAAGAGATGCACGCCATCTACTACGATAGTGCGGATGGCGCCCTACGGGCAGCGGGGATCGCTTACCGTGTACGCAAGGAAGGCCGCGACTGGGTGGCGACGGTCAAACTCGCGGGGAGCGTAGACGGGGGTCTGCATCAGCGCCCGGAATGGAATCAACCGGTACGCAGCAAAAAGCCGGATCTCGGCGTCTTTGCCGTTGATGAGGCCCTGATGACAGTGCTTGCGCCTCATTTACATCGTGCACTCGTCCCGGTCATGGAAACTGTCTTTCAGCGGCGTGAGCACGAAGTGCGCCATCAAGATGCCCGTATCCTGCTCGCTGCAGACTGGGGAGAGATCCGTGCCGCTGGTCAGCAGCGACCAATTCACGAGATCGAATTGGAACTGGTGGACGGTGAACTTGCCGATCTCCTACAGCTGGCCAGTACCCTTTGCGCTAGTTTGCCGCTCTGCCCAGATGATGCCAGTAAGCTGGCACGCGGCAGTGCGCTACTCGGAAAGGAGATTCCCGTAGCGAGAAGCAAAGCACCCACCATTCGCGGGCGGGACAATGCCGGTGACGCCCTTGGCCGTCTCCTCCTCTACTCGGCGCAGAGCATTCTTGGAGGCTTGGCTTGGTTGCAGCTGGACGAGTGTGACGCCTTGCACCAGTTGCGGAAAGAGGTGCGCGCCCTGCGTGCGTTATTGCGCTTCAGCAAGGGCGCAGATCCCGAAGATCGCTTGCGTGGGGTACGCAACGGTCTGGCAGTGTGGTTTCATGAGCAGAGCCTGCAACGGGATCTGGACGCTCTCGCCGAGCATTGGCAGAGCATCGCCCCGCGTTTCTCTCTGCCCGCGACGCCGTTGCGGGAGGCCCTGCACGATGCACGCAAAACGACGCGCGATCCACGAGTAGATTCTCGGGCGCGGCTTGCTGCGGAACTTCTCGCCTTGTGGTCCCAAGTACTGCGTAACCCGCCGCAAAACAAACAGAGTTTGCGCAGCTACGTGGAAGAACGGCTGCAACGCATGGATGAGCATCTGCTTTTTGTGGAACCGGAGCAAACTGCGCAATTTCACCGACTGCGCATTGCGCTCAAAAACCTGCGGGATACCCTGCGTCATGTTTCCGAGCTCTGGCCGAACAAAGATACCAAGGCTTTCGGCAGACAGCTGCATGCATTATTGGACGCGGCCGGAATCATTCGCGATGCTCAGGTAGCACATCAGGACTTGCCGCAGCTCTTTCATGCGGAAAGCCGCCATAGTGCGCTTGGTTTCAGCGCAGGGATCCTGCTGGGCTATCTGGAAGCCCGGAGGGAGCGGGAGAGCAAGCGCTTTGGCAAACACTGGGAGCGTTTTCGTCAGGCCCCCGCCCTTGGGATTGAAGCAAAACGTCCTACGGCAATTTCAGCAGTTGCCGAGGCCTTCGCGTGCTCTCTCCACCCGCCGTGCCAGCAGGGCAATTTTCTGGGCTAG
- the pepN gene encoding aminopeptidase N: MSTDSTVLVQRQDYRSPDFAIDSVDLELFLRPQDTEVRSRLAIRRRNSGAKDLLLDGEGLELLSLSLDGEVLASDRYSFESGKLRISDVPEHFIVDSRVRIQPEANTALSGLYYADAVFLTQCEAEGFRRITWYPDRPDVLARFTVTLHAPKATCPILLSNGNCVATSEADNGWHWARWEDPFPKPCYLFAAVGGAFHVAKDQYVTGSGKKISLELHVAERDRDACEQALQSLKKAMAWDEEVYGREYDLDRYLIVATDSFNMGAMENKGLNIFNSKYVLASPETATDADYQGIESVIAHEYFHNWTGNRVTLRDWFQLSLKEGLTVFRDQEFSADMNSRGVQRIADVRRLRAAQFAEDASALAHPVRPESYKEINNFYTATVYEKGAEVIRMMHTLLGVEGFRAGTDLYFQRHDGQAVRIEELLDALATGSGRDLSGFLRWYSQAGTPRLKAEGHFDAENGRYHLRLQQHTPATPGQEQKLPVPIPVRLAFFYEDGRAARLPSGDEELVILLQDATQDWDFGPFPRAVIPSLLRGFSAPVLLERADAEAADAFLAQHDSDPFNRWDSLQRLAQKALLASIANPERSVLSTELQAAFAAALSQPLDDPAFSAELLSLPTEESIGQLMDPIDVDGIHVQREALRHALGDIFAEDWRHLYHDLAAPYRRDGRAMGTRRLRNLALYYAMGSAQAEEAQSWAERQYRSADNMTDRLAALQVLAFAPHYDADPLLSDFYQRWQSHPLIIDRWFSLQLGRAAPETLRRAQELLQHPAFSWRVPNRVRAVLAAFAANLPVFHASDGSGYRFYAQQIRHLDDLNPQTAARLATVFSRWSRYDEERQRQMRTVMEELLGKDGLSRDLGEILERSLGVSEERS, translated from the coding sequence ATGAGCACAGATAGCACGGTACTCGTGCAGCGCCAGGACTATCGCAGCCCTGATTTTGCGATCGACTCGGTGGATCTTGAACTATTTCTTCGACCACAAGACACCGAAGTGCGATCCCGGCTTGCAATACGGCGCCGGAACTCCGGTGCCAAGGACTTGCTACTCGATGGCGAGGGACTGGAGCTCCTGTCTCTCTCCCTGGACGGCGAGGTCCTCGCCAGCGATCGCTATTCCTTCGAGTCGGGGAAGCTGCGAATCAGCGACGTTCCTGAACACTTCATCGTGGATTCCCGCGTGCGTATCCAGCCGGAAGCCAACACTGCCTTGTCGGGCCTCTACTATGCCGATGCGGTCTTTCTCACCCAGTGCGAGGCGGAGGGCTTTCGGCGCATCACCTGGTATCCGGATCGCCCAGACGTTCTGGCCCGCTTTACGGTCACCTTGCATGCCCCCAAGGCCACCTGTCCCATCCTTCTGTCCAATGGCAATTGCGTCGCAACGAGCGAAGCGGATAACGGCTGGCACTGGGCGCGGTGGGAAGATCCGTTTCCCAAGCCGTGCTATCTCTTTGCCGCCGTCGGTGGTGCTTTTCATGTTGCCAAGGACCAGTATGTCACCGGCTCTGGCAAGAAAATCAGCCTGGAATTGCACGTGGCAGAGCGCGATCGCGATGCCTGTGAGCAGGCCTTGCAAAGCCTGAAAAAGGCAATGGCCTGGGATGAGGAGGTCTATGGGCGGGAGTATGACCTCGATCGCTATCTGATCGTCGCTACCGACAGCTTCAATATGGGAGCGATGGAAAACAAGGGATTGAATATCTTTAATTCCAAGTATGTGCTGGCCAGTCCGGAAACGGCTACCGATGCCGATTATCAAGGAATTGAGTCGGTTATCGCGCATGAATATTTTCATAACTGGACCGGCAACCGCGTTACCCTGCGTGACTGGTTTCAGCTCAGCCTCAAAGAAGGTCTGACGGTATTCCGTGACCAGGAGTTTTCTGCCGACATGAACTCCCGCGGTGTGCAGCGCATAGCCGATGTTCGTCGCCTGCGCGCGGCCCAGTTTGCCGAGGATGCGAGTGCCCTCGCGCATCCCGTGCGCCCGGAATCCTACAAGGAGATCAACAACTTTTATACGGCGACGGTCTACGAGAAGGGCGCGGAAGTGATCCGCATGATGCATACCCTGCTCGGCGTGGAAGGGTTTCGCGCCGGGACCGATCTCTATTTTCAGCGCCACGATGGGCAGGCGGTGCGTATCGAAGAACTGCTGGACGCCCTGGCGACCGGAAGCGGCCGCGACCTCTCCGGGTTTCTGCGCTGGTATTCCCAGGCTGGCACACCACGCCTCAAAGCCGAGGGACATTTCGATGCGGAGAATGGTCGCTACCATCTGCGCCTGCAGCAGCACACGCCGGCAACGCCGGGCCAGGAACAAAAGCTGCCGGTACCCATTCCCGTGCGTCTGGCCTTTTTTTACGAGGACGGCCGTGCAGCGCGCTTGCCGTCCGGGGACGAAGAACTCGTCATCCTTTTGCAGGATGCCACTCAGGATTGGGACTTTGGGCCTTTTCCCAGAGCGGTGATTCCGTCGCTCCTGCGCGGATTCTCCGCTCCGGTACTGCTCGAACGCGCGGATGCCGAAGCCGCAGATGCGTTTCTTGCCCAGCATGACAGTGATCCCTTCAACCGCTGGGACAGCCTGCAGCGTCTGGCGCAGAAGGCCTTGCTGGCGAGCATTGCCAATCCCGAGCGAAGCGTGCTCAGCACAGAACTCCAGGCCGCCTTCGCTGCGGCGCTCTCGCAGCCCCTCGACGACCCGGCATTTTCCGCCGAACTCCTGAGCCTCCCCACGGAAGAATCTATCGGCCAGCTGATGGATCCGATCGATGTCGATGGCATCCACGTGCAGCGCGAGGCCCTGCGTCACGCACTGGGGGACATTTTTGCCGAGGATTGGCGCCACCTCTACCATGATCTGGCGGCTCCCTATCGTCGGGATGGCCGGGCCATGGGTACCCGTCGCCTGCGTAATCTTGCTCTGTACTATGCCATGGGATCAGCGCAAGCGGAGGAGGCACAAAGCTGGGCCGAGCGGCAATATCGCAGTGCCGACAATATGACCGATCGCCTCGCCGCCTTGCAGGTCCTCGCCTTCGCTCCGCACTACGACGCCGATCCCCTGCTCTCCGATTTCTACCAGCGTTGGCAATCTCATCCTCTCATCATCGATCGCTGGTTTTCCTTACAGCTCGGACGTGCTGCACCGGAAACCTTGCGGCGGGCGCAGGAGCTGCTGCAACATCCGGCATTTTCCTGGCGGGTTCCCAATCGCGTGCGCGCCGTGCTTGCCGCCTTTGCAGCAAATTTGCCGGTCTTCCATGCCAGCGACGGCTCCGGTTATCGTTTTTACGCGCAGCAGATCCGCCACCTGGATGATCTCAATCCGCAGACCGCTGCGCGGCTGGCGACGGTCTTCAGTCGCTGGTCACGCTATGACGAAGAGCGTCAGCGGCAAATGCGAACCGTCATGGAAGAGCTACTGGGCAAGGACGGGTTGTCTCGGGATTTGGGAGAAATTCTCGAGCGCTCGCTTGGGGTATCGGAAGAAAGGAGCTGA
- the dsbG gene encoding thiol:disulfide interchange protein DsbG — translation MRLRLLVLAAALSLAGCAGSSPVSENGGHGKVLSKDRAQELVSGVTHDQAQVTKVLPGPGGLTALVIADDGHKTLAYASPDGKYLILAQAIVNSKGENVIRHDAEEAGLLPKPLGAAQLAERASQAKSFVLGTKGPELIAFVDPNCIFCHKFYEDAKPLIAEGKLRVRYVVAAFLKPSSLGKAAAILSARDPAAAMAKNEKGFNEASEEGGISPDANPSPKVMAEVRKNTELLQDSGEVATPTIVYCDKDGKAQISHGMPEELDKFVSGITSMNAEGKCE, via the coding sequence ATGCGTCTTCGATTGCTGGTTCTTGCCGCTGCCCTGTCGCTTGCCGGTTGTGCAGGCAGTAGTCCTGTTTCCGAAAATGGGGGGCATGGCAAGGTGTTGTCCAAAGATCGGGCGCAAGAGTTGGTCAGCGGCGTTACCCACGACCAGGCGCAGGTGACGAAGGTTTTGCCCGGGCCGGGCGGGCTGACCGCACTGGTCATCGCGGATGATGGACATAAAACCCTTGCCTATGCCAGCCCGGATGGGAAGTACCTGATCCTGGCGCAGGCCATCGTCAACAGCAAAGGCGAGAACGTCATCCGGCACGACGCCGAGGAGGCAGGTCTACTGCCGAAACCCCTGGGTGCGGCACAACTCGCCGAGCGCGCCAGTCAGGCCAAGTCGTTTGTCTTGGGTACCAAGGGCCCCGAGCTGATCGCCTTTGTCGATCCCAATTGCATTTTCTGTCATAAGTTTTATGAGGACGCCAAGCCCCTGATCGCCGAGGGAAAACTGCGTGTCCGCTATGTAGTCGCGGCATTTCTGAAGCCGTCGAGTCTAGGGAAGGCAGCCGCCATTCTTTCTGCCCGGGATCCGGCTGCGGCGATGGCGAAGAATGAAAAGGGTTTCAATGAGGCAAGCGAGGAGGGAGGGATTTCCCCGGATGCCAACCCCAGTCCCAAAGTCATGGCAGAGGTACGGAAAAACACGGAGCTCCTGCAAGATAGTGGTGAAGTGGCAACCCCCACCATCGTCTACTGCGACAAGGATGGTAAGGCGCAAATCAGCCACGGTATGCCTGAAGAGCTCGACAAATTCGTTTCTGGAATCACGTCGATGAATGCCGAGGGCAAATGCGAATGA